From Campylobacter pinnipediorum subsp. caledonicus:
TAGATAATCTGGATACAGCTGAAATTGTTTTTACATCTGGAACATCTTCTTTTCCAAAAGGTGTTGAAATAACTCATTACAATTTAATATTTGCTGGTTTTTATACTTCTTGGCAAGGTAATTTTAATAATAATGATATATGTTTAACGGCAATGCCACTTTGGCATATAGATGCTCAATGTACAATGATGATGCCGGCATTTTCTCGTGGCGCTACATTTGTTTTGATTGAAAAATATTCAGCTCATAAATTTTGGGATCAGGTTTTGTTTTACAAAGCAACCATAACAGAATGTATACCAAAAATGATATGCACACTCATGGCTCAACCTATAAAAGATAATGAAAAAAAACATAATTTGAAAGAAATGTTTTTTTATTTAAATATAAACAATAAAGATATGAATGAATTTTTAGATCGTTTTAATATTCCGAGTTGTTTGAATTCATATGGTATGACTGAAACTATTGTTGGTTTGATAGGAGATAGACCCGATGAAAAAAGAAGATTTCCTTCTATAGGAAAGCTCGGATTTTGTTATGAGGCTAAAATTTTGGATAGTGAAGGTAATGAGTTGTTATCAAACAAATCAGGTGAAATTTGTATAAAAGGTGAAATAGGAAAAACTATTTTTAAAGGCTATTTTGATAACAAGGATGCTACAAATAAAGTTTTAAGTAAAGATGGGTGGCTTAGAACGGGAGATATTGGATATTTTGATGATGATGAATACTTTTATTTTGTTGATAGAAATATCAATCTTATAAAGGTTGCTGGAGAAAATGTTTCTAGTGTTGAGGTTGAAACATTTATAAGCTCTCATGATAAAATTTTTGAAGTTGCTGTTATAGGTATACCAGATAAGTTTAATAATGAGCTTATAAAAGCTTGTGTTGTTTTAAAAGATAAAGAAGAGATGACTAAGGATGATGTTGTACAGTATTGTTTAAGTGGGTTAGCAAAATTTAAAGTCCCTAGCATTGTTCAGTTTTATTCATATTTACCAAAAACTTGTACTGGAAAAGTAAGAAAAAATATACTTAGAAGTGATCATTTAAAAGAAAATTTAAAATAAGGATGTTTTGATGGCTGAAGAAAAATTTGATGTGATTATAGTTGGTGGAGGAATAGCTGGGTGTATTGCTGGTTATTTATTAGCAAAAGATGGTCTTGAGGTATTGATAATAGAAAGAGGCAATACTATTGGGGCTAAAAATACAAGTGGAGGTAGGATTTATGCACATAGCATAGAACCCATATTTCCAGATTTTGGCAATATAGCTCCTATTGAAAGATTGATTACTCATGAAAAATTGTCTTTTATGAGTGAAGATGAAAATTTAACAATGGATTATACTTTAAAACCAACAGAAAATAAAATGGAACTTTCATATTCTGTATTGAGGGTAAAATTTGATGAATGGTTGGGAGAACAAGCTGAAAATGCAGGAGCAAGTATAATAACTGGTATTAGGGTAGATGATTTAATTCAAAGAGATAATAAAATTTGCGGTGTTATTGCTGGAGGCGAAGAGATGGAGGCCGATGTTGTAATTCTAGCAGATGGCGCAAACTCAACACTATGCTCTAAGTATGGGTTAGGATATGAGTTAAATCCGCATACATGTGCCGTTGGGGTAAAAGAAATTATAGAATTAGGAAAAGATAGAATTGAAGATATTTTTAATGTAAATGAAAATGAGGGCGCTGCTTGGTTATTTGCTGGAAGTCCTTCTGCTGGACATATGGGAGGTGGTTTTTTATATACGAATAAAACTTCTATATCTTTGGGTGTTGTTTTTGGGTTACATAATTCTCATAATTCAAATGTAACCGTTCCTGAAATGCTTGAAAATTTTAAAAATCATCCATCTGTAAAACCTTTGATTAAAAATGGCAAAACGACAGAATATTCAGCTCACATAGTCCCAGAGGGAGGGCTGGGTGCTATCAAAAAAATATCAGATAATGGTGTTTTAGTTGTTGGTGATTGTGCTGGACTTTGTTTGAATGTCGGATACTCAGTGCGTGGTATGGATTTGGCTGTTGAAAGTGCAGTTTGTGCTGTCAAAGCTATTGTTAAAGCAAAACAGAATAATGATTTTAGTGTTATTTCTTTGTCTGAGTATAATAAAAAACTCAATGATAGTTTTGTTATGAAAGATTTGTCATTGTATAAAAATCTGCCAAATGTTTTAAGCAACGATAGAATATTTAATGAATATCCAAAAATGGTTAACGGTATCATGAGAGATTTATTTGTTGTAAACGGGTCTAGTTTGCCTTTGAGGAACAAAATTTTACCTAGATTAAAAGAAGTTGGTTATTTTAATATAATTAAAGATGTATTTAGTGGAGTAAAATCAATATGAAAAATGTAAATGTAGATGTGAAATTAAGTATCAATAAATTTTTTGTAGATGAGTCAAATGCCCATATAGAATTGATAAGAGATATTAGTGAAGAAGAATTTACAAAGCTTGAAGTTGCTTGTCCTGCAGCTTTGTATAAAAGAGATGAGAATGGAGTGTTTCATTTTGATTATGCTGGGTGTTTGGAATGTGGCACATGTAGAGTTTTGTGTGGGTCTACTATTTTGAAAAAATGGGAATATCCTAATGGCACTTTTGGTGTTGAATATAGATTTGGATAAAAATTATTTTTTAAGGAGAAAAAATGAAAAAAAAGTTTGATTGCAATGCTTGCACTTTCATCTTTTGCTGTAGCTGATAGTTCTTCACTTGAAGAGGCTTTTAAAAATGGTAAAACAAGTGGCGATGTTTCTGTTTATTATGAGAGTCGCCATGTTGACAAAGGTGAAAAGAGCACATATTATCAAAATACTGCTTGGGCGGTTGGAAGTATAGGCATAAACTATGAAACAGATTATTATAAAAACTTTAAATTTGTAGCAGGATTTAGGGCTGCTCTCCCGGTTTATGAAAAGGATAAAAATACAAAAACATTTCATGGTATTGGTGATTCTACTGAGAGGGTTTCTGAGAATTATAGGTACAATCTATCAAATTTATATCTTGAATATAATGCAAATGATACTGTTGTTAAAGTAGGTCGCCAAAATATATACTCTGATTGGATTACAAAAATAATGGATGGAGCTACTATAGTAAATAACTCCATAGAAAATCTAACATTAGATGTATTATGGGCTCGTGCAAGAGGTGGTGTTAGGGTAAATGAAATGACTAAGATAAAAAGAGTTAATGGTGGCAGAGGTCTTTTTGGTGTCGGTGCAACATATAGCTTTGAAAATGGTTTAGCATTTAGGGCTTATGAAAATTATATGGATAATGCTCTTTCTGTATTTGGTGGAAAAATTATGTATGATGGCAAGCTAAATGAAAATGTTGGATTTGGTGGTAAACTTCATTATGCTAAGATAGATGAAAGAGGTAGATATCTAGATCAAGACAAAAGAGTTGGTATTTACAAAGATGGTGATGGTGATGTGTTTGAAGGTGTTGCATATGTAAGTTATAATGACACTAAGTTTACTTTAGGATATGTAGCAGCTGATAAACAAAGTGGTTGGGGAACCCTTAAAGGTCAAAATTATGTAGGTGATACTATCGTTCAGTTTGAAGAGGGTGATGTGATGTATACAAATGATGCCAAGACTATTTATGCAATGTTATCAACTAATATACAAAAATTATCTGTCTCTGGTATAATAGGAACAACTAATTATGTTGCTGGTAAAGAAAACAAAAAATATAAGCAAAGTGAATTTAGTGCTTGGTTAAGCTATCCTTTGGCAGAAAGCTTATCTGCTTCTTTGAAATTTGATAAAACATTTGGTGATTATCAAGACACTCCTACTTATACACAAACTAGTGCTGGATTGACTTATAAATTTTAATATATAATTTGTAAAACCAAATCTATTTTAGATTTGGTTTTGCTTTAAAATATATCTTGTTAAAATTTATTAAGAAAAATTTTAATACAATTTCTATTTTTATATAAAAATTTTTAAAGCGGAGGTGTAATTCTTAGTGACTACAAAAAAAAGAAGTGAAATAAAAAGAAATAGAATGATGCATTATTTCATAAATGCTGCCAATCAAATTATACAAAAAGATGGTATAAACGCTGTAAATATAAGAAATACTGCATATTTGGCTGGATACTCTAGCGCAACATTATATAATTATTTTGATAATTTAACACATTTAGTTTTTTTGGCTACATTTAATCAATTAGAAGAATATAATCAAGCTATGTATCATTGTATACTTAATTCTAAAAATTCAATTGAAGTTTATATGAATGTTTGTAAGTGTTTTTGCGAGTACTCTTATGAAAAACCTGAAATTTATGAAATGTTATTTTTTTCACATAACGATGATAAATTTAATAATTACATAAAAGAATACTATACTTTATTTCCAGATAAAAACAAAAATAAAATACCAGATTTTTTAAATAGAATGCTTAATTCAAACAATTTGCATAGTAGAAGCTTATCAATGCTAGAAAATTGCATAAAAGATGGTTTTATAAATAAAGAAGAAGTGAGTGATTTTAATGATATTTGTTTGAGATTTAACAAAACAATACTGCAAGATGTTAAAGAAAAGATATTGTCAAAAAAAGAAGCTACAAATATAACATTAAGATATTATTATAAGTTGTTTCGTTTTTATATAAAACAAGAGCATGCCCACCTTTTGGATGAATGCTATTATAATATAAATTTATAAGTTTGTATGTATAAAAACAAAGCAAATTGGAGCATTGTAAAATAAAATATTGCAATTAAAATGTAATATTAAAAAGTTACTTATGTAAAAATAATTTCATTTATTGAATAATTATTTATAATTTTTTGTATTACTTTTTATTAAAACATAGTTTAATTTGTATATAGATATGTTTTTAAAATTTATAATTTATTAAATTTGCTTGACAAAAAATCGATAATTGTTATACAATGCTTAACAACTAAAATTATATATTTAATTATAGTTTGTTTTTAGTTGTATAAAAATTAAAAATATATCTGATATTTTTTAAGGAGAAAAAATGAAAAAAAAGTTTGATTGCAATGCTTGCACTTTCATCTTTTGCTGTAGCTGATAGTTCTTCACTTGAAGAGGCTTTTAAAAATGGTAAAACAAGTGGCGATGTTTCTGTTTATTATGAGAGTCGCCATGTGAATAAGGGAAAACCTACTCAATATTTTGCTAACACAGCTTGGGCGGTTGGAAGTATAGGTGTAAACTATGAAACAGATTATTATAAAAACTTTAAATTAGTAACAGGATTTAGGGCTTCTCTTCCAGTATATGAAGATGACAAGAATTTTGATACTGGTCATGGACATGGCGATTCTACAGAAAGATTTCATGAAGATTACAAATACAATCTATCAAATTTATATCTTGAATATAATGCAAACGATACAGTTATAAAGATAGGTCGCCAAAACATATACTCTGATTGGGTTACCCAAATAAACGATGGGGTTACAATAGTAAATAACTCTATAAAAAATCTGACACTAGATGCATTATGGACACGCGCAAGAGGTAAAGTTAAAATAAATGAAATGACTAAGATAAAAAGAGTTAATGGTGGCAGAGGTCTTTTTGGTGTCGGTGCAACATATAGCTTTGAAAATGGTTTAGCATTTAGGGCTTATGAAAATTATATGGATAATGCTCTTTCTGTATTTGGTGGAAAAATTATGTATGATGGCAAGCTAAATGAAAATGTTGGATTTGGTGGTAAACTTCATTATGCTAAGATAGATGAAAGAGGTAGATATCTAGATCAAGACAAAAGAGTTGGTATTTACAAAGATGGTGATGGTGATGTGTTTGAAGGTGTTGCATATGTAAGTTATAATGACACTAAGTTTACTTTAGGATATGTAGCAGCTGATAAACAAAGTGGTTGGGGAACCCTTAAAGGTCAAAATTATGTAGGTGATACTATCGTTCAGTTTGAAGAGGGTGATGTGATGTATACAAATGATGCCAAGACTATTTATGCAATGTTATCAACTAATATACAAAAATTATCTGTCTCTGGTATAATAGGAACAACTAATTATGTTGCTGGTAAAGAAAACAAAAAATATAAGCAAAGTGAATTTAGTGCTTGGTTAAGCTATCCTTTGACAGAAAGCTTATCTGCTTCTTTGAAATTTGATAAAACATTTGGTGACTATCAAGACACTCCTACTTATACACAAACTAGTGCTGGATTGACTTATAAATTTTAATATATAAAACACAAGACTGATTTTATTTTTGATAATTTCAGTCTTTTTTATTCTTAAAAAATTGTGATTTTTTTAGATGAATGCTATAATGGCAATGCTTAATTTTTTATATAAATTTGGAGGCATTCATGATATACGAAGATGAATACATAACAATAGAACA
This genomic window contains:
- a CDS encoding Opr family porin, whose amino-acid sequence is MLALSSFAVADSSSLEEAFKNGKTSGDVSVYYESRHVNKGKPTQYFANTAWAVGSIGVNYETDYYKNFKLVTGFRASLPVYEDDKNFDTGHGHGDSTERFHEDYKYNLSNLYLEYNANDTVIKIGRQNIYSDWVTQINDGVTIVNNSIKNLTLDALWTRARGKVKINEMTKIKRVNGGRGLFGVGATYSFENGLAFRAYENYMDNALSVFGGKIMYDGKLNENVGFGGKLHYAKIDERGRYLDQDKRVGIYKDGDGDVFEGVAYVSYNDTKFTLGYVAADKQSGWGTLKGQNYVGDTIVQFEEGDVMYTNDAKTIYAMLSTNIQKLSVSGIIGTTNYVAGKENKKYKQSEFSAWLSYPLTESLSASLKFDKTFGDYQDTPTYTQTSAGLTYKF
- a CDS encoding FAD-dependent oxidoreductase, with product MAEEKFDVIIVGGGIAGCIAGYLLAKDGLEVLIIERGNTIGAKNTSGGRIYAHSIEPIFPDFGNIAPIERLITHEKLSFMSEDENLTMDYTLKPTENKMELSYSVLRVKFDEWLGEQAENAGASIITGIRVDDLIQRDNKICGVIAGGEEMEADVVILADGANSTLCSKYGLGYELNPHTCAVGVKEIIELGKDRIEDIFNVNENEGAAWLFAGSPSAGHMGGGFLYTNKTSISLGVVFGLHNSHNSNVTVPEMLENFKNHPSVKPLIKNGKTTEYSAHIVPEGGLGAIKKISDNGVLVVGDCAGLCLNVGYSVRGMDLAVESAVCAVKAIVKAKQNNDFSVISLSEYNKKLNDSFVMKDLSLYKNLPNVLSNDRIFNEYPKMVNGIMRDLFVVNGSSLPLRNKILPRLKEVGYFNIIKDVFSGVKSI
- a CDS encoding Opr family porin; this translates as MLALSSFAVADSSSLEEAFKNGKTSGDVSVYYESRHVDKGEKSTYYQNTAWAVGSIGINYETDYYKNFKFVAGFRAALPVYEKDKNTKTFHGIGDSTERVSENYRYNLSNLYLEYNANDTVVKVGRQNIYSDWITKIMDGATIVNNSIENLTLDVLWARARGGVRVNEMTKIKRVNGGRGLFGVGATYSFENGLAFRAYENYMDNALSVFGGKIMYDGKLNENVGFGGKLHYAKIDERGRYLDQDKRVGIYKDGDGDVFEGVAYVSYNDTKFTLGYVAADKQSGWGTLKGQNYVGDTIVQFEEGDVMYTNDAKTIYAMLSTNIQKLSVSGIIGTTNYVAGKENKKYKQSEFSAWLSYPLAESLSASLKFDKTFGDYQDTPTYTQTSAGLTYKF
- a CDS encoding AMP-binding protein, with the protein product MIGKKNLGGYFEELALTHKNKTAIICEDVERRTTSLSYVQLNEQINQTANLLTHMGLKKGDKVIIHLCNSIEYIVNFMAIAKIGAISVPVNANYVYADTLFMVEKTKPTLVITNSKFVHIYDDMTENNFTFKNGIMLVDNCSCKHTQYQKEFVKYSVNFENNDIDNLDTAEIVFTSGTSSFPKGVEITHYNLIFAGFYTSWQGNFNNNDICLTAMPLWHIDAQCTMMMPAFSRGATFVLIEKYSAHKFWDQVLFYKATITECIPKMICTLMAQPIKDNEKKHNLKEMFFYLNINNKDMNEFLDRFNIPSCLNSYGMTETIVGLIGDRPDEKRRFPSIGKLGFCYEAKILDSEGNELLSNKSGEICIKGEIGKTIFKGYFDNKDATNKVLSKDGWLRTGDIGYFDDDEYFYFVDRNINLIKVAGENVSSVEVETFISSHDKIFEVAVIGIPDKFNNELIKACVVLKDKEEMTKDDVVQYCLSGLAKFKVPSIVQFYSYLPKTCTGKVRKNILRSDHLKENLK
- a CDS encoding TetR/AcrR family transcriptional regulator; translation: MTTKKRSEIKRNRMMHYFINAANQIIQKDGINAVNIRNTAYLAGYSSATLYNYFDNLTHLVFLATFNQLEEYNQAMYHCILNSKNSIEVYMNVCKCFCEYSYEKPEIYEMLFFSHNDDKFNNYIKEYYTLFPDKNKNKIPDFLNRMLNSNNLHSRSLSMLENCIKDGFINKEEVSDFNDICLRFNKTILQDVKEKILSKKEATNITLRYYYKLFRFYIKQEHAHLLDECYYNINL
- a CDS encoding ferredoxin: MKNVNVDVKLSINKFFVDESNAHIELIRDISEEEFTKLEVACPAALYKRDENGVFHFDYAGCLECGTCRVLCGSTILKKWEYPNGTFGVEYRFG